The DNA segment AGTGCGCACGGACGTTGGGCTCAAAGATGTGCACGACGACATCGACCATGTCGAGCACAATCCACGTTGTCCGATCATCAATCGAGCGTCCAAAGACGCTGCTCCCGGTCTGGGCCGCGGCCTTCGCGACGTCGTCCGCGGCGCTCCGCATCTGGCGGTCGCTGGATCCGGATCCGATGACCAGAAAATCGGACACTTGGCTCAGCCTCCGGACATCCAGCACGACAACGTCCTCGCACTTGTCGTCGTGCAGCATCCGAGCGGCGTCAATCGCCAGGGCCTTCGCGGCGGCCTCGGCCTCCTCGTTCGGGGTGTAGACGATGCTGGCTTCAGGCGGTAGTTCGCCCGGGGATTCCCGGCGGTTGGTCGGCATCGGGGGAGCGTAGACCCGGGCCATCCAACCGACCATTCACCCGAGGTACTATCGGTCGTGACCCGAATGCCCGTCGCCAACAGACCGCCCGCCTCAACCCGGCTCCGGACACTGGGGCTGTTTCTCGAACGGGATCACTTTGCCGATGAGTTGTGGAACCAGTGCGACGGCCCGATGGGCCGGGACGGAGACCTGCAGATCCGATTCTCGGATCCCCACGCCGACCATGTTCTGGTCATGACCGGTCCCGTGCTGCCCAACGGGGGATCACGCCTCTCGAGGTGGCGGAAGCGATTAGCAAGGCTCCGCGGGGCCTCGGTCGCCGCGGCCAAGGCCCAGCACGCCTGGAAGAGGCTCGGCCTGCCCCGTGACAAAGTCACGG comes from the Phycisphaeraceae bacterium genome and includes:
- the rsfS gene encoding ribosome silencing factor; this encodes MPTNRRESPGELPPEASIVYTPNEEAEAAAKALAIDAARMLHDDKCEDVVVLDVRRLSQVSDFLVIGSGSSDRQMRSAADDVAKAAAQTGSSVFGRSIDDRTTWIVLDMVDVVVHIFEPNVRAHYDLEMLWGEAERVAWERAGDGSKVAGNRDRAGLGKPERRRGDDGREAEE